From Sceloporus undulatus isolate JIND9_A2432 ecotype Alabama chromosome 6, SceUnd_v1.1, whole genome shotgun sequence, one genomic window encodes:
- the LOC121934154 gene encoding uncharacterized protein LOC121934154, translating into MEYMEDFEITSDKEAALVITIAQSLSEALKAFCEKKATLKHIKSLPPLMKQGMRNTNQHKSIKASEYYQDHPGDSWNHGCLTKGLAQLQHAPNISSTPTNSYAYQMREKASSYGLNCKDLATMYTLESSLALQPGGFGTGIEWMKQFNQSVSANFQFATVKEKTPYLKTSQNSYLKHYQDGSQVPSNRIADNRLRNWGGFRTSHDLRASSFTPISYSPPRTYQASYALQKHPSWYHDGPDNSNLPASSSSFESSGLDWEQQADYPKPVLDDDVASYTPFPGGSLNQQQNTQIYNNAGCGSKTNLIADIMSQLQGNDAATLANMIQQLVPYYPDLQNIDIHAFAQTLSEMN; encoded by the exons ATGGAATATATG GAAGACTTTGAGATAACATCAGATAAAGAAGCTGCTCTAGTAATAACCATTGCACAGTCTTTGTCAGAAGCTCTGAAGGCCTTTTGTGAAAAGAAAGCAACT cTCAAGCACATTAAAAGCCTACCACCACTGATGAAACAAGGAATGCGAAATACCAATCAGCATAAATCCATCAAGGCATCTGAATACTACCAGGATCATCCAG GAGACAGTTGGAATCATGGGTGCCTGACGAAAGGACTCGCACAATTGCAGCATGCACCAAATATTTCATCCACCCCTACCAACTCCTATGCTTACCAAATGAGAGAGAAAGCCTCTTCATATGGCCTAAATTGTAAAGATCTTGCAACAATGTATACTCTTGAGAGTTCACTTGCGCTTCAGCCAGGCGGCTTTGGTACTGGAATTGAGTGGATGAAGCAATTCAACCAATCTGTTTCTGCTAATTTCCAGTTTGCAACAGTTAAAGAAAAGACTCCCTACTTAAAAACATCCCAGAATAGTTACTTAAAACATTACCAAGATGGAAGTCAAGTACCCAGTAACAGAATAGCAGATAATAGGCTAAGAAACTGGGGCGGTTTTAGGACTTCACATGATTTAAGAGCATCTTCTTTTACTCCCATCTCATACTCTCCACCAAGAACATACCAGGCAAGTTATGCTTTACAAAAACATCCCTCATGGTATCATGATGGGCCTGACAATAGTAATCTGCCtgcatcttcatcttcttttgaAAGCAGTGGACTTGACTGGGAACAACAAGCTGACtacccaaaacctgtcctcgatgATGATGTGGCATCCTATACACCCTTTCCTGGTGGCAGTCTGAACCAGCAGCAAAACACACAAATTTATAATAATGCAGGGTGTGGAAGTAAAACTAACCTTATTGCTGATATTATGAGCCAACTTCAAGGAAATGATGCAGCAACATTGGCTAACATGATTCAACAGCTGGTACCCTATTATCCAGATCTTCAAA ACATTGATATTCATGCATTTGCTCAAACTTTGAGTGAAATGAACTAA